The following proteins are co-located in the bacterium genome:
- a CDS encoding thiamine pyrophosphate-dependent enzyme, giving the protein MVTLKELTHRNPGLAPGHRLCAGCVASIVVKQVILASDKPVIVANATGCLEVATTIYPYTAWTVPWIHNAFENAASTMSGVETMYRALKKQGKYDKDVNFVAFAGDGGTYDIGLQAISGALERRHKFVFVCYDNEAYMNTGIQRSGATPFRADTTTCPAGKLIPGKPEHRKDLTAIIAAHHIPYVAQCSPHDWRDVFSKAQKAYAADGPAFLNVLSTCHRGWRLPMNRSLEVLKMAVETRFWPLFEVVDDKWKITYKPKEKVPIVEWLKMQGRYAHLMKPGNEHIIEEFQASIDKQWDDLLRRESCGV; this is encoded by the coding sequence ATGGTTACGCTAAAAGAGTTAACTCACCGCAACCCTGGCCTTGCGCCCGGGCATCGTCTCTGTGCGGGCTGTGTGGCGAGCATCGTGGTGAAGCAAGTCATCCTTGCGTCCGACAAGCCGGTCATCGTCGCGAATGCGACTGGCTGCCTGGAGGTGGCCACGACAATCTATCCCTATACTGCTTGGACAGTTCCCTGGATACACAACGCCTTCGAGAACGCCGCATCCACGATGAGCGGCGTTGAGACGATGTATCGCGCGCTAAAGAAGCAGGGCAAATACGACAAGGATGTGAACTTTGTGGCCTTTGCTGGCGATGGTGGGACCTATGACATTGGGCTACAGGCCATCTCTGGAGCGCTTGAGCGAAGACACAAGTTCGTCTTCGTCTGCTACGACAACGAGGCCTACATGAACACGGGCATCCAGCGCTCCGGCGCGACGCCGTTTAGGGCAGACACGACCACTTGCCCAGCCGGCAAGCTGATACCGGGCAAGCCCGAGCACAGGAAGGACCTGACCGCGATCATTGCGGCGCACCATATCCCCTACGTGGCACAGTGTTCGCCTCACGATTGGCGGGACGTTTTCTCGAAGGCACAGAAGGCTTATGCGGCGGATGGTCCGGCTTTCTTGAACGTTCTGTCAACGTGCCATCGCGGCTGGCGGCTTCCGATGAACAGATCGTTAGAGGTTCTTAAGATGGCCGTAGAGACGCGGTTCTGGCCCCTTTTTGAGGTGGTCGATGACAAGTGGAAGATCACCTACAAGCCGAAGGAGAAGGTGCCGATAGTTGAATGGTTGAAGATGCAGGGAAGATATGCCCACCTGATGAAGCCAGGCAACGAGCACATAATTGAGGAGTTCCAGGCATCGATCGACAAGCAATGGGACGACCTCCTGCGCCGCGAGAGCTGCGGCGTCTGA